In Lycium barbarum isolate Lr01 chromosome 9, ASM1917538v2, whole genome shotgun sequence, the DNA window ATTTCTTACTTTCACAGATTTTTAATAATCTATACTATTTATTATTAGACTACTGATATCATATTGTAAGAACAGTTGAAGGAGTCaaagttttagtttttttttttttttttttttttggtaactgacATATTGCATTACCAGGGAAATAGGTACAGAGTTCGAACACAGGACCCCCTAGAAACAGGACAGAAAGCCCCAGTTCTATTACTTCAATCATCTTTACATAGGCACTACAAAGCTAAAACAGcctaaggataaaaattaaaccTCTCACGCTGTTTTACTAGTCGAGATGTTGGTGTCCCTCTACAATGGATATCTTGGATGATCTGGCCTCACCAATGTGTCTTCTGTCCTCTTTGTGTTTTGAAATAGTCTTTGATTCCTCTCCTGCCATAGGTAATAGACGCAGCCAGCTAATGACATTCTGTAGATTTCAGCTTTTGAATTGTTTCCTGTTGCATTGCTCTTGGCCCAATTCAGTTCTTCCAACAACCCTTGTACTGGTTTTGAGATGCCTTGCCAATGTAGTATCTTTTGTTATATGAGTGCTGATATTGGACAGAGGAAGAATAAGTTCTGAATGTTTTCATCTGCTCCGTCACACAATGGACATGTAGGACTGTAGTTCCTACCCCATTTTATCAATCTATCTTTGGTGTACAATTTCCTTTGCAGAGCTAAATTTAGAATGAACAGCCATTTAGGACTTCCTTGGTTATTGCAAATGAGCTTCTTCCACTGAATCTTTGGATAGGTACCTCTCAGTCTGTTGTACATTTTCTTAATAGAGTAATTCTGCTGGCTGAGGAATTCAGCTCTAGTGATCAGTGCATTCTCCAAAGGAGTCAAACTTCGTAAGTGCAATTTTTGTTAATTCTATGGCAATCTGTTCACTTCATAGAGAATGAGCAATAAGCTAACTCATTCCAAGAAGATTCGTAAGATAATAAATTGCATAATAACGAGGTTCTCCTGTGACCTTTAAACGTTGTTGATGAAgagttatatattttttatatcctTACGCAACTATTGTCGTTGCAATTATTTCTATCATATTAATTAGCTTTTACTTATTTTATCATGAAGCGTTGTTTTACGAGTGTAATTTCCATTGTTCATGAAGATGTATTTCGGATGGTAGgttaatgaaaaataaaaaagaattagTAGTGTATAATTACCGACTTATGTGATGCATAGACATGTGCAACAAATATTACACTGTGTATATTAGAAACTGTTTATTTATATCAGTTAGTGATGTGTAAACTTAGCACTATTTGCGATAGCAACACACAATTTGACAGCTGGTTTATTTATTTAATAGTTCATTCTAGGTAGATGCACTGgcagaaataaaaaataatataactCTGTTGAAGTTTTTCTGTCTCTAATTAACATGATCACTATGAGAAGACCAAATGCGGATTTAGGATCTAAAATTTATAGGTTTGACCTGTAAGATTCTTAGCAGTAAACTTGTGGTACTTTTAGAAATAGGAGTTCAGATCTAATATTTGTTGGAATTTTAACGGATTTTCACATGTAAATCTAAATTTCACGTCAAATAGGCGAGTTGAATATGCAACTCATATTACATAATTGGTTAGATCAATAATATATTTATAGAGCATACTTAAAGAGGAAACTTGCCTCCCTGTAAGTCTTTTTTCCGTTTTCATTTTGGAGACCAACTTTATTAGTAAGAACATGAAgaacagagagagagagaaaagttgCGCAATCATTAATTGTATTTTCTCAAGGAGAAGAACTCTTCTTCTGCTACTGAACATATATTATCTTTTTTTATGAATTAGGTAATTTATCTGGATGGAGCACTAAGGGATACATGGCATGTCCTACTTGCAATAAGGATGCACCTTCACAGAGGGTAAGAAGTAAAATTTGTTACATGGGTCACCGTCGGTATCTTGAAGCTAGCCACCCATGGAGAAGAAGCAAGAAATTTGATGGGAAGATAGAAAAAAGAATAAAACCAAAAGAGCTCTCAGGAGATGATGTCTTGCAATAATTGGATTTACTCAGTACTTATAAACCAGGAAAACACTcaaataataagaaaaataaaCGTGTTCCTGAAGAGTTGAATTGGGTGAGGAGAAGTATTTTATTTGAGTTACCATATTGGAAGAGCTTGAAGTTGCGGCATAATTTAGATGTCATGCACATAGAAAAGAACATTTGTGAGAGTATTCTGGGGACTTTATTAAATATTGATGGGAAAACTAAGGACACATATAAAGCAAGACAAGATCTTAAGGATATGAACATAAGAAAAGAACTATGGTTGCAACATGATGGTTCTAGTTGTACAATGCCAGCTGCTTGTTATAATATgtcaaaaaaaagagaaaaaaaagtttTGGGCATTTGTAAAAGATGTTAAATTTCCTGATGGTTATGCTTCAAATATCTCAGGGTGTGTAAGTGAGGATGATGGTAAAATAAGTAGACTCAAAAGTCATGACTATCATGTCCTGTTACAACGAGTGCTACCTATTGCTATTCGTGGATTTGAAAATAAAAATGTCTCTTCATGATTGATTGAGTTAGGCGATTTCTTCCAACGATTATGTTGTAAGACATTGAGACGAGATGACTTAGAACAACTTGAAAGGGATATAATTGTTATATTATGTAAGCTTGAGATGATCTTTCCACCTGCTTTTTTCGATGTTATGGTACATTTGGCTGTGCATTTACCACGAGAGGCTATGTATGGGGGACCAGTACAATATCGTTGGATGTACAAAATTGAGAGGTTCTTGTGCAAGCTTAAGGGTTATGTGCGAAACAAGGCACGACCAGAAGGTTCTATTGCAGAAGGCTATATTATTGATGAATGTTTGACATTTTGCTCTATGTATCTTACCGGCATCGAAACTAGATTTAATCGTGAAGATCGAAATGATGATGGATCTACCAAGAAAGATGAACATGTTCTAGACATATTTTCAAAGAGTGCTAGACCATTTGGAGATGGAGATTATGATGCCATACCAAGGAAAGATCTTGATATGGCTCGGTGGTATGTGTTGAATAATTGCGAAGAAGCAGAATCTTTTCTTCAGTGAGTAATTTTTCTATTTATATattgatatttttattttttaatactatttctaaataatttttttttacatgcAGAGAGCATAAAGAAGAGTTGGTGAAACAAGATGTTGGGAATATAGAAGAGAAACACAGAGAACAATTTCCTTTATGGTTTAAAAGGAAAGTAAGTGATTTTAAGATAATAATCATGTTGTTGTGTTTAAATTTTAATCTTTTTCTTCTTTACTAATTGAACGCTATATTTTTTTAATCATAGATTTTGAAATTATATAATAAGGACAAGTCAATGTCTATCAAGAAATTATATCCTTTGGCAATGGAATCTGATGTGCGTGGAAGAAAACATACTGGctgtgttataaatggtgttaGGTATCTTATTCAACGACGCGATGAATTACGTAAAAGTCAGAATTGTGGTATAGTTGTTGCAGGCTATCATGAAAATGAGTTGATTGATTTTTATGGTATTATAACTGACATCATTGAGTTAGAGTATGTTGATGAGAATCAAGTTTTTCTATTTAAATGCAAGTGGTTTGATCTTCGCAAGAAAACAGGGATGCAAAAAGATAAACATTTTACGAGCATATGTGTTAAAAGATTTTGGTATGAACATGATTCTTTCGTACTAGCTACTCAAGCAAAACAAGTATTTTACATTGATGACCCAAAATTGGGGGAAAATTGGCGAATTGTGCTCAAATTTCAAGATAGACACTTATATGATGTCCCGGAGAAGGAAAATTCAGAGACAGAAAGTGATGAGTCGCATATTACAAATAATGATGTGTATCAAGACATGTCACTTGAAAGTAATTCGATTGTCAATGATACGGTGGATATGTTGAGTAAACTACATAGAGATGATGTTGAACCCATTACCCTGGATACAAATGTAATTGAATTGGGGGCTCAAACTGAACCAGAAGTTGAAGTTGATTATATCGAAGAAGATTCTGACCAAGAGGATGACACTATGGTAGAGTACATAAGTGATAATGAGGAGAATGAAGGTAATAATAGTACTAATGACGATGAAGCTGATAGCACAGGTGATGGCGACGACATTGGCTTGTGATGTAATCTCATAATAGTAAGGTCAGTTACCTGTTAATAGTTCTTCTGAGTTTTATATCTTGTTTAGCGGATTTCAGGGGGATGACTTTCATAAGTTATTTGCAGATTTTGTCTGATTGCATTTTGTATATATTCTTATGTTTGAAAACTGTAAAAGTAGCGACCTTATATGGATTTATCCGCTATGACTGCACCTTTTTTatcccaaaaaaagaaaaaaacatatcgagcagaagaagaaccagagTAGTGAAAGAAATTTTTGGCCGATATAATGAGCTTCTGGTTGCTATGTTGTTAGGAGGGTCCCTAATTTCTAACTTGGAGAATTTGAAGGTGCATCACCAAGATGTCACTCTTGACTATGTGTTATCGTTTAAATATACtatttgctacttcggagtaaaTAACTCTATATTCCCAAAGTTACTATTTTGAATTTCCTTTGTAACGTCTCTTTTTATCGTTTCGTAAATGAATCATATAATAAATGACTTGAACTATGAAGGTAAGAGTGTCTTTCTTTTGAAAATTCTTACCAGCAAATTAATTTATAAGATCAGTGCCATCTATCAATCTATATCGCCCTCTATCGATTTTTTGTGCACAATATgttcttttcattttcttttggtTGGAAAAGAGCTAGTTACTTGCAGTCTTTCATAATAagttatttgaaaaaaaaatcataatttatttGCAGACTTTCACAATAAGTTATGTACACAAAATGTTCATTTTCTTTAACTACCTTATTTTCCTACTTTATATATCTGGATAGTGTTGTGCCTTATAATTGACACTGTTATGTGAATGTAATCACCAGAATCTTGTGTGAATGCACTCCTTCGTATATATCATTTTGATTCTCAATTTCTCATTGAACTTATGATTTTAGCTATTTGGAATCTCTCAGGTGCCAGATTTTGTATTGTTGTGTTTTTCCATTCTGCTTATTTGCTTGTAAAAGATTAGATTACCTCTCTGCTCCAGCCCTCTACTCTGACTTTTGCCGCATTAAAAGTGCAATGGAGTTGTATCTTACCTTCAATTTAGTGTCATTTCTCAGTTTCTTCCCTTTAGCATTTTAGTTTCATGCAAGTATCCTCAGTTGTGGCATTAACTATTTTCATAAGGTAATAGAGTTGGCTAAAATTTTCCAGGTATAACATCCCTTATGTGTCCTCAGCCAGTGGTGGTGACATGATCCTGTATGTTGCTTCTTCTCAGTGAATTAGGAGGATGATTTCTGAATATAACTTATATTGTTCCTGAAACGTAGGAGTTGGGTTTAAATATTTTGACTAGAGAATAAAGCTTAGGAGTTGGTAAAAATCAGGTTTTTATTCAAAGATCTTATTGCTTCTTTTCTTTTTGCAGCCAAGTGATGTAGATGGTGAACCTATATCACCCATGGACACAAGAAGATCATCCGGTGGTAGTAATCCTAGTGACAACTATTAAAGTTCGTTGAATTTGGATTAAATATATGAAAATGTGATTGTGTGGTTAGAATGGATGTTAGAATGGCTGGAGTGAATATTGGGTTTAAATTTAGTTTGTAAGGCTGATGATCGTACTTTATGATGATATTTTTGTGTTGTTAAAATATGTTGATATTTCTTATAGTTAATATGCCTTTTTGGGTTTGATTATGAGGTCTATAGGTTAATATGTCTTTTTAGATTTGAAATGAATTTGGGGAGCGATTTCTTATGCTCAAAGTGGCGAGAAATGTGATAAAGTTGAATCACGTCGTGCCACGATGTTAAATGTGAcacttggtgggaggcaacctaTCGATTTCAAAATTCTTAGTCgttttttgaaattttcttttttagaatagtttattatattattttttactAATATACCAAGTTTCATGTTATTTGGAATTAATTGGACAGGTTTAAGGGGTTGAAGTTGGTTAAAATAGTGCAAAACTTTTCTTGGTTAAAATAGTGCAAAAGTTTTCTTGCCTAAAACAGTGCAAAGCTCTCTGCCAGTTACATGGAGTGCAGGCACAAAGAAGTCCCAAAGTGTTTTGTGGTTCAGATGGTTTGCCTTATTTTGCGTCCAGGTAAGTGTTAGACCATTCACCTCCTATTTATTTCACTGTAACTCCCAGTTCCCCGACTCCCCTACACCTTTCACGACCACCAGGTATGctcctcttctcttctctttatcTCCCTCTCCCTCGCTTTCTCTTTGCTGGCAGAATTTTGTTTTCATCATTTCTATACTTGTGGTTTCTTTGTGTGGAATTTAGATAACAAATCGTGAGAATCTGGTGCTTCTGTTTGATGGTGATGAATATGTGATTGTTGAACTATAATTCCCACTTTTTGGGAGGGTAACTCTATTATCCCGTTTTCACAAAAAACTTGGTTAAAGTTATGCACATAACCAGTTCGATATATTGTCTGAAAGACGATTTCATTCGCCAATGA includes these proteins:
- the LOC132609387 gene encoding uncharacterized protein LOC132609387: MIFPPAFFDVMVHLAVHLPREAMYGGPVQYRWMYKIERFLCKLKGYVRNKARPEGSIAEGYIIDECLTFCSMYLTGIETRFNREDRNDDGSTKKDEHVLDIFSKSARPFGDGDYDAIPRKDLDMARWYVLNNCEEAESFLQEHKEELVKQDVGNIEEKHREQFPLWFKRKILKLYNKDKSMSIKKLYPLAMESDVRGRKHTGCVINGVRYLIQRRDELRKSQNCGIVVAGYHENELIDFYGIITDIIELEYVDENQVFLFKCKWFDLRKKTGMQKDKHFTSICVKRFWYEHDSFVLATQAKQVFYIDDPKLGENWRIVLKFQDRHLYDVPEKENSETESDESHITNNDVYQDMSLESNSIVNDTVDMLSKLHRDDVEPITLDTNVIELGAQTEPEVEVDYIEEDSDQEDDTMVEYISDNEENEGNNSTNDDEADSTGDGDDIGL